The Cynocephalus volans isolate mCynVol1 chromosome 2, mCynVol1.pri, whole genome shotgun sequence genome window below encodes:
- the LDB3 gene encoding LIM domain-binding protein 3 isoform X2: MSYSVTLTGPGPWGFRLQGGKDFNMPLTISRITPGSKAAQSQLSQGDLVVAIDGVNTDTMTHLEAQNKIKSASYNLSLTLQKSKRPIPISTSAPPVQSPLPVIPHQKVVTNSPANTDYQERFNPSVLKDSALSTHKPIEVKGLGGKATIIHAQYNTPISMYSQDAIMDAIAGQAQAQGSDFSGSLPIKDLAVDSASPVYQAVVKNQNKPEDEAEEWTRRSSNLQSRSFRILAQMTGTEYMQDPDEEALRRSRERFETERNGPRFAKLRNWHHGLSAQILNVKS; the protein is encoded by the exons ATGTCTTACAGCGTGACCCTGACCGGGCCCGGGCCCTGGGGCTTCCGTCTGCAGGGCGGCAAGGACTTCAACATGCCCCTCACTATCTCCCGG ATCACACCGGGCAGCAAGGCAGCCCAGTCCCAGCTGAGCCAGGGTGACCTTGTGGTGGCTATTGACGGCGTCAACACAGACACCATGACCCACCTGGAGGCCCAGAACAAGATCAAGTCTGCCAGCTACAACCTGAGTCTCACCCTGCAGAA GTCGAAGCGTCCCATTCCCATCTCCACGTCAGCACCCCCTGTCCAGTCCCCTCTGCCAGTGATCCCCCACCAGAAG gTGGTAACCAACTCTCCAGCCAA TACCGACTACCAGGAACGCTTCAACCCCAGCGTGCTGAAAGACTCGGCCCTGTCCACCCACAAGCCCATTGAGGTGAAGGGGCTGGGCGGCAAGGCCACCATCATCCATGCGCAGTACAACACGCCCATCAGCATGTACTCCCAGGACGCCATCATGGACGCCATCGCCGGGCAGGCCCAGGCACAGGGCAGTGACTTCAGCGG GAGCCTGCCAATTAAAGACCTTGCTGTGGACAGTGCCTCTCCCGTGTACCAGGCTGTGGTTAAGAACCAGAACAAGCCAGAAGACGAGGCTGAGGAGTGGACCCGCCGTTCCTCCAACCTGCAGTCCCGCTCCTTCCGCATCCTGGCCCAGATGACAGGGACGGAATACA TGCAAGACCCTGATGAAGAAGCTCTGCGAAGGTCAAG GGAAAGGTTTGAAACGGAACGTAACGGCCCACGTTTTGCCAAATTGCGCAACTGGCACCATGGCCTTTCGGCCCAAATCCTTAATGTTAAAAGCTAA